In Thiospirochaeta perfilievii, a single window of DNA contains:
- a CDS encoding redox-sensing transcriptional repressor Rex, producing the protein MEKEVDKIIIPKPAIVRLSTLFVLLENLEKEGQTKIFSAEIGKLLGVPSHTIRKDISFLRQAGTGNGYEISNLKNIIAEYLGFNKYKKACIVGMGRLGTVITTKNGFYSNQYAVVAGFDNNPKKLKTRPDMEIYPMDKLKEIIDREKIKIGIITVPQKSARKVANDLIECGIKGIINFSPVLIEINREDVFIRNIFIAGEFNILSALISQYETNKL; encoded by the coding sequence ATGGAAAAGGAAGTTGACAAGATAATCATTCCTAAACCTGCAATAGTAAGGTTATCAACTCTCTTTGTCCTTTTAGAAAACCTAGAAAAAGAGGGACAAACAAAGATTTTCTCCGCCGAAATAGGTAAACTTTTAGGTGTTCCCTCCCATACAATAAGAAAAGATATTAGTTTTTTGCGTCAGGCTGGAACAGGTAACGGCTATGAAATTTCAAATCTTAAAAATATAATTGCCGAATATCTTGGATTTAATAAATACAAAAAAGCGTGTATTGTTGGAATGGGGAGACTAGGAACTGTAATAACCACAAAAAACGGCTTTTATTCCAATCAATACGCTGTAGTAGCAGGCTTTGATAATAACCCTAAAAAGCTAAAAACAAGGCCAGATATGGAAATCTACCCTATGGATAAACTTAAAGAGATAATTGATAGGGAAAAAATAAAAATTGGAATTATTACAGTCCCTCAAAAAAGTGCTAGAAAAGTTGCAAATGACTTAATAGAGTGTGGAATTAAGGGTATTATTAATTTCTCCCCTGTTTTAATTGAAATAAACCGGGAAGATGTATTTATTAGAAATATTTTTATTGCAGGTGAATTTAATATTTTATCAGCATTAATATCACAATATGAAACAAACAAACTTTAG
- the serC gene encoding 3-phosphoserine/phosphohydroxythreonine transaminase produces MKRVFNFSAGPAMLPEEVLKEAASEMLDYQGSGMSVMEMSHRSKEFVAIYENAEKLVREVMNVPDNYKVLFLQGGASTQFAMIPANLMKKGGKVDVINTGAWTKKAVKEIGFFGNANVVASSEDDTFTYIPKDVKLSGDADYVYLASNNTIYGTRYVNFPKTGNVPLVADMSSNIMSEPVNVSDFGLIFAGAQKNLGPAGVTLVIVREDLVGNHIDGTPTMLQYKTHVDASSMFNTPPTYAIYVLGKVLNWIKSKGGIQGVYENNLKKANLLYNFLDESKMFKGTAKKEDRSLMNVPFVTGDADLDAKFIKEATAQDLTTLKGHRSVGGMRASIYNAMPYEGVEKLVNFMKEFEKANS; encoded by the coding sequence ATGAAAAGAGTTTTTAATTTTTCCGCAGGACCTGCAATGCTTCCAGAAGAAGTATTAAAAGAAGCAGCATCAGAAATGCTAGACTACCAGGGCTCTGGTATGTCGGTAATGGAAATGAGTCACAGATCCAAAGAGTTTGTTGCTATATATGAAAATGCAGAAAAACTTGTAAGAGAAGTAATGAATGTTCCAGATAACTACAAAGTTCTGTTTTTACAGGGTGGTGCTTCAACACAATTTGCTATGATTCCTGCAAACCTTATGAAAAAAGGTGGAAAGGTTGATGTAATAAATACTGGAGCATGGACTAAAAAAGCAGTTAAAGAGATTGGATTTTTTGGGAACGCTAATGTTGTAGCTTCATCGGAAGATGATACTTTTACATACATTCCTAAAGATGTTAAATTATCTGGTGATGCAGACTATGTATATCTTGCTTCTAATAACACTATTTATGGTACAAGATATGTAAATTTCCCAAAAACTGGAAATGTTCCATTAGTTGCTGATATGTCATCAAATATTATGTCAGAACCTGTTAATGTTTCAGATTTTGGTCTTATTTTTGCTGGTGCTCAAAAAAACTTAGGTCCTGCTGGAGTAACATTAGTAATTGTTAGAGAGGACTTAGTTGGTAATCATATAGATGGTACACCTACAATGTTACAATACAAAACTCATGTAGATGCATCCTCAATGTTTAATACTCCCCCAACTTATGCAATTTATGTTTTAGGAAAAGTTCTAAACTGGATTAAATCTAAGGGTGGTATCCAGGGTGTATATGAAAACAACCTAAAAAAAGCAAACCTTTTATATAACTTCTTAGATGAATCTAAAATGTTCAAAGGAACTGCAAAAAAAGAGGATAGATCTTTAATGAATGTTCCTTTTGTTACTGGAGATGCGGACCTAGATGCTAAATTTATTAAAGAAGCTACAGCTCAGGATCTTACAACCCTTAAAGGTCATAGATCTGTAGGTGGAATGAGAGCATCAATTTACAACGCTATGCCATATGAAGGTGTAGAGAAGTTAGTTAATTTTATGAAAGAATTTGAAAAGGCAAATAGCTAA
- a CDS encoding 3-phosphoglycerate dehydrogenase family protein yields MFKIQTYNKISDKGLSLFDKAKYDISEDHTDAEGIILRSYKLHDTKFPATMKAIGRAGAGTNNVPTDRCTDEGIVVFNAPGANANAVKELVITALFMSSRKVVESISWAQTLKDGESDVAAQVEKGKSNFGGPEILGKKIGVIGLGAIGGLVANACDALGMEVIGYDPFISDAAKENLTDGVTIKHSLDDIFAEVDYLSLHLPVNNDTKGMFNAELFAKCKDGIRIVNFARGGLINDADMVTAVKSGKVAKYITDFPNASLLNIENIIPIPHLGASTPESEENCAKMVVTQVSLYLETGNVLNAVNFPNISLPVKGNRITACAKNNTELLFGVTEALKAAGIGHGDMVSESRGNLTYVIVNTESDATPVLDKVNNLDGVVVSRAL; encoded by the coding sequence ATGTTCAAAATACAGACATATAATAAAATTTCAGACAAGGGTTTATCACTTTTTGATAAAGCTAAATATGATATAAGTGAAGACCACACAGATGCAGAGGGTATTATTTTAAGAAGCTATAAACTTCACGATACTAAGTTTCCAGCAACAATGAAAGCAATTGGTAGAGCAGGTGCTGGTACAAACAATGTTCCAACAGATAGATGTACTGATGAAGGAATAGTAGTTTTTAATGCACCTGGAGCTAATGCTAATGCTGTAAAAGAGCTTGTAATAACGGCTCTATTTATGTCATCGAGAAAAGTTGTTGAGTCTATATCTTGGGCTCAAACTTTAAAAGACGGAGAGAGTGACGTTGCTGCACAAGTTGAAAAAGGTAAATCAAACTTTGGTGGACCTGAGATTCTTGGTAAAAAAATTGGTGTTATTGGTCTTGGAGCAATTGGTGGGTTAGTTGCCAATGCATGTGATGCATTAGGAATGGAAGTTATAGGTTATGACCCATTTATTTCTGATGCTGCTAAAGAAAACTTAACAGATGGTGTAACAATTAAACACTCTTTAGATGATATTTTTGCAGAAGTTGATTATTTATCCCTACACTTACCTGTTAACAATGATACAAAAGGAATGTTTAACGCTGAACTTTTTGCTAAATGTAAGGATGGTATTAGGATTGTAAACTTTGCAAGGGGTGGTCTAATTAACGATGCAGATATGGTAACTGCTGTTAAAAGTGGTAAAGTGGCTAAATATATAACAGATTTTCCTAATGCTTCACTTTTAAACATTGAGAACATTATACCCATTCCTCATTTAGGTGCATCTACCCCAGAGTCAGAGGAAAACTGTGCAAAAATGGTTGTTACCCAGGTATCTCTATATCTAGAAACAGGTAACGTATTAAACGCTGTAAACTTTCCTAACATAAGCTTACCGGTTAAGGGAAATAGAATAACAGCTTGTGCCAAGAATAATACAGAACTTCTTTTTGGTGTAACAGAAGCTTTAAAGGCAGCTGGGATTGGACATGGAGATATGGTTAGTGAATCCCGAGGGAACTTAACCTATGTTATTGTAAATACAGAATCCGATGCTACTCCAGTATTAGATAAAGTAAATAACTTAGATGGAGTTGTAGTATCTAGAGCTCTTTAA
- a CDS encoding SDR family NAD(P)-dependent oxidoreductase encodes MNVVITGSTRGIGYALAEEFLQFGHNVMINGRDRMKCAEIYRHLHGKYPDNLIHIYACDVTCYNSVDRMYWEANRYFGSVDIWINNAGMTQEMEYFYNLEKSNIDQVVDLNIKGVIYGTMVATKNMLKSGGYIYNMEGYGSNNMMTNYMTIYGTTKRALTYYTKSASKEVKNSGVKIGTLSPGMVITDLLLSGITTEKEERDKTVKLYNILADKPETVAKFLVKKMLQNNKNGASISWLTSRKLFSRFLLNLFKKRELI; translated from the coding sequence ATGAATGTTGTTATTACAGGAAGTACTAGGGGTATAGGTTATGCACTAGCAGAAGAGTTTTTGCAATTTGGACACAATGTAATGATAAACGGTAGGGATAGGATGAAGTGTGCCGAAATATATAGGCATCTTCATGGAAAGTATCCAGATAACCTTATTCATATATACGCCTGCGATGTAACTTGTTACAACTCTGTAGATAGAATGTACTGGGAGGCAAATAGGTATTTTGGTTCTGTAGATATATGGATTAATAATGCAGGTATGACCCAAGAGATGGAGTACTTCTACAACTTAGAAAAGTCCAATATAGACCAGGTCGTGGATTTAAATATTAAAGGTGTGATCTATGGAACAATGGTTGCTACAAAAAATATGTTAAAGAGTGGTGGGTATATATATAATATGGAGGGTTACGGTAGTAACAATATGATGACAAACTATATGACCATCTACGGAACAACAAAAAGAGCCCTTACATATTACACAAAGTCTGCTTCAAAGGAAGTAAAAAATAGCGGGGTAAAAATAGGGACTTTAAGCCCTGGAATGGTTATAACAGACCTTCTATTATCAGGAATAACAACAGAGAAGGAAGAGAGGGATAAAACAGTAAAGCTATACAATATTCTTGCTGATAAACCAGAAACTGTAGCAAAATTCCTAGTAAAAAAAATGCTCCAAAACAATAAGAATGGAGCATCTATAAGCTGGTTAACCAGTAGAAAACTCTTTTCTAGGTTTTTACTAAACCTATTTAAGAAAAGAGAATTAATATGA
- the grxC gene encoding glutaredoxin 3 — protein MASVVMYTKKICPFCVRAKGLLKSKGADITEISIEGSNDLREEMLNKSNGSMTVPQIFIGDLHVGGCDDLFALDARGELDTLLK, from the coding sequence ATGGCTAGTGTTGTAATGTATACAAAAAAAATATGCCCATTCTGTGTTAGAGCAAAGGGTCTACTAAAATCTAAAGGGGCCGATATTACAGAAATATCCATAGAAGGAAGTAATGACCTTAGGGAAGAGATGCTAAATAAATCTAATGGATCTATGACTGTTCCTCAAATTTTTATTGGAGATTTACATGTAGGCGGTTGCGATGACCTCTTTGCCCTAGATGCAAGAGGCGAGTTAGATACCTTACTAAAATGA
- a CDS encoding RNA polymerase sigma factor has translation MKKREKLMEDIWKTYHPKLQVYLKQLFPNTREIEDRVSEILLKVFDQIDRYDSKFALSTWIYRIARNSQIDEIRKITFKSVELLEDTISTDETPEDIFFKDLDQEEVKNIISKLTPEERELIYLYFYEELNYREINEITEVPIGTLKYRMSCSKQKIKSMMLRSGSYEK, from the coding sequence ATGAAAAAAAGAGAGAAGTTGATGGAGGATATTTGGAAAACATATCACCCAAAACTACAGGTCTATCTAAAACAGTTATTCCCAAATACCAGGGAGATTGAAGATAGAGTAAGTGAAATTTTACTGAAGGTTTTTGACCAAATAGACAGGTATGATTCTAAATTTGCTCTATCTACCTGGATATACAGAATTGCTAGAAATAGTCAGATAGATGAGATACGAAAAATAACATTTAAAAGTGTTGAACTTCTAGAGGATACCATATCTACCGATGAAACACCTGAGGATATTTTTTTTAAGGATTTAGACCAGGAAGAAGTTAAAAATATAATATCAAAGTTAACCCCAGAAGAGAGGGAGTTAATATACCTCTATTTTTACGAAGAGTTAAATTATAGAGAGATAAATGAAATAACAGAGGTGCCTATAGGAACACTAAAATATAGGATGTCCTGTTCCAAACAAAAAATAAAAAGTATGATGTTAAGGAGTGGAAGTTATGAAAAATAA
- a CDS encoding L-threonylcarbamoyladenylate synthase: MIEYVYENNIDIRAIKKACHVLDSGGLVAFPTESSWSIGCSIDSKEGLQKLKTLKGGKKINSISVLCCDIKQIQEMATLSNSHFKLIKKYTPGPYVFILPAKSKIEKVINMKRAEVGVRIPGNNIPFELIKQYGNPLFVITAAREMTEGETWDYTFTRENLYTYGWEVEDIPGLDLVLDTGEELPINLSTVIRLTENEPELIRQGAGLIDG; encoded by the coding sequence ATGATTGAATACGTATACGAGAATAATATTGATATTAGGGCCATAAAAAAAGCATGTCACGTTCTAGATAGTGGTGGTTTAGTTGCATTCCCAACTGAATCTAGTTGGTCAATTGGATGTAGTATTGACTCAAAAGAGGGACTTCAAAAGTTAAAAACACTAAAAGGAGGGAAAAAAATAAACTCTATTAGTGTCTTATGTTGTGATATTAAACAAATTCAAGAGATGGCAACCCTTTCTAACAGTCATTTTAAATTGATTAAAAAGTATACACCGGGACCCTATGTTTTTATTCTCCCTGCTAAGTCTAAAATAGAAAAAGTTATTAATATGAAGAGGGCTGAAGTCGGAGTAAGAATACCTGGAAATAATATCCCATTTGAATTAATAAAACAGTACGGCAATCCTCTATTTGTAATAACTGCAGCAAGGGAGATGACAGAGGGAGAGACTTGGGACTATACATTTACTAGGGAGAATTTATATACCTACGGGTGGGAAGTAGAGGACATTCCTGGATTAGACCTAGTTTTAGATACAGGGGAGGAACTTCCTATAAACCTCTCTACGGTTATTAGATTAACTGAAAATGAACCCGAATTGATTCGTCAAGGAGCTGGACTTATAGATGGTTAA
- a CDS encoding methyl-accepting chemotaxis protein: MKNLKITTKVTMITILAMLCMLAITIYSLNTVNKVKITGSLYNKIEQNKDLIADILPPPFYLIEAYLTVSQIITFYDSLDVKQEIRKLKELEEVYYTQYKYWSDNLEEGDLKTMVTVLAYNPAHRFFRTVNNDLLPALEEGDIVTANIILNSILTPLYHEHRIFINKAVKLATEQSDEIKRDTMGVLAQNRLFMLAVPIVFIIIIFLIGLMVRRNISASMKKVLRSLELYADGDLRNQITGLNKDELGSIASHLNTMNGNISVMIGGVQDTSGTISNIGTNLYENMDETVSSIEEISENITHINDKMSRQMSGVQEAQLAVNEIVNSIHALNNQIENQSASVTESSSAVEEMVANIGSVNTILNKNSVSVGDLKKASELGKVGMAEVADNINEISSESDSLLEATTIIQNIASQTNLLAMNAAIEAAHAGDAGKGFAVVADEIRKLAEDSNQQVESISKILKKFKDSIATVANFSASTQTQFEEIYNLSTVVSDQEDVIRRAMDEQNTGGSEVLKAMIEISEITENVRNYSLEIMDNSNGVINEMENLNKITSEVNVNVNQVAQNATNITNSSITTKGLSQENQDHVKNLLTEISSFKIDNN; encoded by the coding sequence ATGAAAAACCTGAAAATAACCACAAAGGTAACTATGATTACCATTTTAGCCATGTTATGTATGTTAGCAATTACTATTTACTCTCTAAATACTGTTAATAAAGTAAAAATAACAGGGAGCTTATATAATAAGATTGAGCAGAACAAGGATCTTATTGCAGATATTCTACCTCCTCCATTTTACCTAATAGAAGCTTATTTAACAGTTAGTCAAATTATAACTTTTTATGATAGCCTCGATGTAAAACAGGAGATTAGAAAACTTAAAGAGTTAGAGGAAGTATATTATACTCAGTATAAATATTGGAGTGATAACTTAGAGGAAGGGGATCTTAAAACTATGGTTACAGTTCTTGCCTATAATCCTGCCCACAGGTTTTTCAGGACTGTTAATAATGATCTATTACCAGCACTAGAGGAAGGAGATATTGTAACTGCAAATATTATTTTAAACTCTATTCTAACCCCCCTATACCATGAACATAGAATCTTTATAAATAAGGCTGTTAAGTTAGCAACGGAACAAAGCGATGAGATTAAAAGGGATACTATGGGAGTTTTGGCCCAAAACAGACTATTTATGCTTGCTGTTCCAATTGTTTTTATAATAATTATATTTTTAATAGGTTTAATGGTTAGAAGAAATATATCAGCATCAATGAAAAAGGTTTTAAGAAGCCTAGAGCTTTATGCTGACGGTGACTTAAGGAATCAAATTACAGGTTTAAATAAGGATGAGCTTGGATCTATAGCGAGTCATTTAAATACAATGAATGGTAATATAAGTGTAATGATTGGAGGGGTTCAGGACACATCTGGAACCATTTCTAATATTGGAACAAATCTATATGAGAATATGGATGAAACTGTTAGTTCAATAGAGGAGATTTCTGAAAATATTACCCATATAAATGATAAAATGAGTAGGCAGATGTCTGGAGTTCAAGAGGCACAATTAGCAGTAAATGAGATTGTAAATAGTATACATGCCCTAAATAACCAGATAGAGAATCAATCCGCAAGTGTAACAGAGTCTAGTTCTGCAGTTGAGGAGATGGTAGCAAATATTGGATCTGTTAATACAATATTAAATAAAAACTCAGTATCTGTTGGAGACTTAAAAAAAGCCTCGGAACTTGGAAAAGTTGGAATGGCTGAGGTTGCAGATAATATAAATGAGATTAGTAGTGAATCCGACAGTCTATTGGAAGCCACAACAATTATTCAAAATATAGCAAGCCAAACAAACCTACTTGCAATGAATGCAGCCATCGAAGCCGCCCACGCAGGTGATGCTGGTAAGGGATTTGCAGTAGTAGCCGATGAGATTAGAAAGTTAGCAGAAGATTCAAACCAACAAGTTGAATCTATATCAAAAATATTAAAGAAGTTTAAAGACTCAATCGCGACAGTAGCTAATTTCTCAGCTTCTACTCAAACACAGTTTGAGGAGATCTATAACCTTTCGACAGTAGTAAGTGACCAGGAAGATGTTATTAGACGTGCAATGGACGAACAAAATACCGGGGGATCTGAAGTATTAAAGGCCATGATAGAGATATCTGAGATTACAGAAAATGTTAGAAACTACTCCCTAGAGATTATGGATAACAGTAATGGTGTAATTAATGAGATGGAAAACTTAAATAAAATAACTAGTGAAGTTAATGTTAATGTTAACCAGGTTGCCCAGAACGCAACCAATATTACTAACAGCAGTATTACAACAAAGGGTCTAAGTCAGGAGAACCAGGACCATGTTAAAAATCTACTAACTGAAATATCCTCATTTAAAATTGATAATAACTAG
- a CDS encoding N-6 DNA methylase, with the protein MDIENLIGRSDRLKQGIFFTKHCIVNNIVNNFDFSNIKNVVDSAAGSCNFLIGLAKQYRDINFYGVEKNVEIYNEVDKLVSTIPNLHYFLGDIILDSFPIPKCDLYIGNPPFINFSDLDKEYREKIKPIWLNYFPHSKGFKMLLGDSRGDIAQLIFALTVDKYLVDKGEVGVILPNSLIKGNSASAGFREFSNLKVNKLVDISDDNPFDNTNRNCFYILGEKGSVTTFPIIYKTKARNIRLIKISDDLVEEGTSILKKSNYIARQGVNTLGANGIFIFKKEPPFESQLIKPLLKSSDIDPFHYKPSYKILFPYINGKPIDEETLQQKYPREYNYLLGYREKLTNRKSRFVNKCWYALFGIGEYTCKPYKVVWRGLGAKELVVSVTADVIPNQAMNCYISTDVEDEAHYICGIMNSTLFKNQLKLLNEEGAKSFAQPNTINKIYIPKYNDKNSIHVKISSVSKQLSQVLKEEKLLKLEILVKELYIEEGFISSSTL; encoded by the coding sequence ATGGATATTGAGAATCTAATAGGTCGTAGTGATAGGTTAAAACAGGGTATTTTTTTTACTAAGCACTGTATTGTTAATAATATTGTAAATAACTTTGACTTCTCTAATATTAAGAATGTTGTGGATTCTGCTGCAGGATCTTGTAATTTTTTAATAGGATTAGCAAAACAATATAGGGATATTAACTTTTATGGGGTTGAAAAGAATGTTGAAATTTACAATGAAGTAGATAAGTTAGTATCTACCATACCTAATCTACACTACTTTTTAGGAGATATAATTCTAGATAGTTTTCCTATTCCTAAATGTGATCTATATATTGGAAACCCTCCATTTATTAACTTTTCTGATCTTGATAAAGAGTATAGAGAGAAGATAAAACCTATATGGCTTAACTATTTCCCCCACTCTAAGGGTTTTAAAATGTTACTAGGAGATAGTAGAGGGGATATAGCCCAGCTTATTTTTGCCTTAACAGTTGATAAATACTTAGTAGATAAAGGAGAAGTTGGTGTAATTCTTCCAAACTCTCTAATAAAGGGGAACTCAGCCTCAGCAGGTTTTAGGGAGTTTTCCAATTTAAAAGTTAATAAGCTTGTGGATATTAGTGATGATAACCCGTTTGATAATACTAATAGAAACTGCTTCTACATATTAGGGGAAAAAGGGTCAGTTACAACTTTCCCTATTATATATAAAACTAAAGCCAGGAATATAAGGCTAATTAAAATTTCTGACGACCTAGTTGAAGAGGGAACTTCTATATTAAAAAAATCAAACTATATTGCACGACAGGGGGTTAATACCCTTGGTGCTAACGGTATATTTATTTTTAAGAAAGAGCCTCCCTTTGAATCACAGCTAATAAAACCCCTATTAAAAAGTTCAGATATAGACCCATTTCACTATAAACCTAGTTATAAAATACTATTTCCCTACATTAATGGGAAACCAATAGATGAGGAGACTTTACAACAAAAATACCCCAGGGAGTATAACTACCTACTAGGCTATAGGGAGAAACTAACAAATAGGAAGTCCCGATTTGTAAATAAGTGCTGGTACGCCCTCTTTGGAATCGGGGAGTATACATGTAAACCCTATAAGGTAGTATGGCGGGGATTAGGTGCTAAAGAGCTTGTAGTATCTGTTACAGCAGATGTTATACCAAACCAAGCCATGAACTGTTATATCTCTACGGATGTAGAGGATGAGGCCCACTATATTTGTGGTATTATGAACTCAACTCTTTTTAAGAACCAATTAAAACTACTAAACGAAGAGGGGGCTAAATCCTTTGCCCAACCTAATACTATTAATAAGATATATATTCCTAAATACAATGATAAAAACAGTATACACGTAAAAATAAGTTCTGTTTCTAAACAGCTTTCTCAAGTCCTAAAAGAGGAAAAACTTCTAAAATTAGAGATCTTGGTTAAGGAACTTTATATTGAAGAGGGTTTTATCTCCAGTTCAACTCTCTAA
- a CDS encoding MFS transporter — protein sequence MNNKKISQKEFNRALKLTLLGGSSFTIWFSVASPQPIFNVFFTNYLGATSSQLGILIGIVQLATLFNLLSILIYGKIKTRKAYLVTCHLIHRLLGVLLAVSSFYMARTGDNRGVIKLIFVGSAISWILASSSGAGWWSWMADLIPDNIRATFFGQRSSVMNIVNIIWFMGVSVLLDTWTSVNVFIVYGVIFSIASIGGLADIIMIAFIVEPEQKEREKLTLEHFLEPLKDRNFIIFSIGVGVSVFAVNVFAPFTSPYITAKDTIGAPNTWLGIMFVISQLTWILVSPSWGLIMDKFGRKPVLMIGCLSTFANLFYFILSPTNYTFILPVIALSSGLLAPALWDGINQMMLSLTPDKNRTAFVAWNMTIVGLVSAGGPILEGY from the coding sequence ATGAACAACAAGAAGATATCTCAGAAAGAGTTCAATCGAGCTCTTAAGCTAACACTACTTGGAGGAAGCTCATTTACAATTTGGTTTTCAGTAGCTTCTCCTCAACCAATCTTTAATGTTTTTTTTACTAACTACCTTGGTGCAACATCCAGCCAGTTAGGTATATTAATTGGAATTGTTCAACTTGCCACACTATTTAATTTACTAAGTATTCTTATTTACGGGAAAATTAAAACAAGAAAAGCATATCTTGTTACTTGCCATTTAATACATAGATTATTAGGAGTTTTGTTAGCAGTCTCCAGTTTTTACATGGCCAGAACAGGGGATAATAGAGGTGTAATAAAACTCATTTTTGTTGGATCTGCAATAAGTTGGATATTAGCTAGCTCTAGTGGTGCTGGTTGGTGGAGCTGGATGGCGGATCTAATTCCAGACAATATTAGGGCAACTTTTTTTGGACAAAGATCCTCAGTTATGAATATTGTTAATATTATATGGTTTATGGGAGTATCTGTTTTATTAGATACATGGACTAGTGTTAACGTATTTATAGTATATGGTGTTATATTCTCCATAGCCTCTATTGGTGGTTTAGCAGATATAATAATGATTGCATTTATAGTTGAACCGGAACAAAAAGAGAGGGAGAAGTTAACATTAGAGCACTTTTTAGAACCACTTAAAGATAGAAACTTTATTATATTCTCAATTGGTGTAGGTGTCTCTGTTTTTGCAGTAAATGTATTTGCACCATTTACATCCCCATATATAACAGCTAAAGATACCATTGGAGCACCAAATACCTGGCTTGGTATTATGTTTGTAATTTCCCAGTTAACATGGATTTTAGTATCTCCATCCTGGGGATTAATTATGGATAAGTTTGGAAGAAAACCAGTTTTGATGATAGGCTGCCTTTCTACCTTTGCAAACCTATTCTATTTTATTTTGTCACCAACTAACTACACATTTATTCTTCCTGTAATTGCACTATCAAGTGGTCTATTAGCTCCTGCTCTTTGGGATGGAATTAACCAGATGATGTTATCCCTTACACCAGATAAAAATAGGACTGCCTTTGTAGCTTGGAATATGACCATAGTAGGTTTAGTCTCTGCTGGGGGGCCTATATTGGAGGGGTATTAA